In one Bacteroides intestinalis DSM 17393 genomic region, the following are encoded:
- a CDS encoding DUF3836 domain-containing protein yields MKTTSLFKAVALVAIMIASVLNSEVKAQDGFITNQVMNGELVASKTIFKKDGSYLQRHMQYTFSYDDQNRLISKEASKWDGAKDEWVPYFKMTYQYSDNEIIMNYGRWNESHKAFDEAIQKSVYELNDANMPTAYKAYKQDNKSDWTLVDHKQMDFTTNLLAIAK; encoded by the coding sequence ATGAAAACTACAAGTTTATTTAAAGCAGTCGCATTGGTAGCTATTATGATAGCAAGTGTTCTTAACTCCGAAGTGAAAGCTCAGGATGGTTTCATAACAAATCAGGTGATGAACGGCGAATTGGTAGCATCAAAAACTATCTTCAAAAAAGATGGCTCTTACCTCCAACGCCACATGCAGTACACCTTTTCATACGATGATCAGAACCGTTTGATCAGCAAAGAGGCTTCCAAATGGGATGGTGCAAAAGATGAATGGGTACCCTATTTCAAAATGACTTACCAGTACAGCGATAATGAAATAATAATGAACTATGGTCGCTGGAACGAATCTCACAAAGCTTTTGACGAAGCAATTCAGAAAAGTGTATACGAACTGAATGATGCAAATATGCCGACGGCTTACAAAGCCTACAAGCAAGATAATAAATCAGATTGGACTCTGGTTGACCACAAACAGATGGACTTCACAACTAATCTATTGGCAATTGCAAAGTAA
- a CDS encoding nucleoside hydrolase-like domain-containing protein, whose amino-acid sequence MKRLVLLAILILGLIGTQIQATDIIKPRVLVSTDIGGTDPDDNQSMAHLLMYTDCLDLEGIVSSPSYGSGNREEILRMIDLYEKDLPKLSEHIKGLMSPAELRAITKQGRKGAAPYRGFLTPTEGSRWIVQCARRQDERPLWISVWGGLDDVAQALHDAPDIVDKIRVYWIGGPNKKWSTNSYAYIVENFPNLWMIEDNASYRGFITQNKVKDKYNAGYYDAYIKGAGHLGADFINYYKGIPKMGDTPALLYVMDGNPDDPEGESWGGSFEPTARSSRPVFHRLTTAADTVPIYSIIEFHVKGPDRPDIPADSACFTLTIGRQEWDGFHLGGGDYAVRHSTYYLGTLPYTITSDIPGFPALEGAITIENLWPGRESATDCKVGPNWYTDKSDPALFWRNLQGAETVYKWRQAVMEDWGKRLQYLKD is encoded by the coding sequence ATGAAAAGATTAGTATTACTTGCCATTTTGATCTTAGGCCTGATCGGGACACAGATTCAGGCTACTGACATTATAAAACCGCGTGTGCTCGTTAGTACTGACATCGGGGGAACGGATCCTGACGACAATCAGTCAATGGCTCATCTGCTGATGTATACTGATTGTCTTGACCTTGAAGGAATTGTCTCTTCTCCTTCTTACGGTTCGGGAAACCGGGAAGAAATTCTCCGCATGATCGACCTCTACGAGAAAGACCTTCCCAAACTGTCCGAACATATTAAGGGGCTGATGTCTCCCGCAGAACTTCGCGCCATAACCAAGCAAGGGCGTAAGGGAGCGGCTCCTTATCGGGGATTCCTTACTCCCACCGAAGGTTCCCGGTGGATAGTGCAATGTGCGCGTCGGCAGGATGAACGCCCGCTGTGGATATCTGTGTGGGGCGGACTTGACGACGTGGCTCAAGCCCTTCACGATGCGCCTGACATTGTTGACAAAATCCGTGTCTACTGGATTGGAGGTCCTAACAAAAAGTGGAGTACTAACAGTTATGCCTATATAGTCGAGAATTTTCCCAACTTGTGGATGATTGAAGACAACGCTTCTTATCGGGGTTTTATCACCCAAAATAAAGTGAAAGATAAATACAATGCCGGATATTATGATGCTTACATCAAAGGTGCAGGGCATCTTGGCGCAGACTTTATCAATTATTACAAGGGCATCCCCAAGATGGGCGACACACCGGCACTTCTTTATGTGATGGACGGCAATCCCGATGATCCTGAGGGCGAGTCATGGGGAGGCAGCTTCGAACCAACCGCACGCAGTTCGCGACCGGTCTTCCACCGGCTTACCACGGCTGCGGACACCGTACCCATCTATTCGATTATCGAGTTTCATGTCAAAGGTCCCGACCGTCCCGATATTCCAGCGGACTCGGCCTGCTTCACCCTTACTATAGGGCGGCAGGAGTGGGACGGATTCCACCTCGGAGGTGGTGATTATGCCGTGCGTCATTCTACGTATTACCTCGGCACGCTCCCCTATACCATTACTTCCGATATACCCGGTTTTCCTGCGCTGGAAGGTGCCATAACCATTGAAAACCTGTGGCCGGGCCGGGAGTCTGCCACCGACTGCAAGGTGGGTCCCAACTGGTACACTGACAAGAGTGACCCTGCATTGTTCTGGCGGAACCTTCAGGGGGCTGAGACTGTCTACAAGTGGCGTCAGGCAGTTATGGAAGACTGGGGAAAACGGTTGCAATATCTGAAGGATTAA
- a CDS encoding helix-turn-helix domain-containing protein, with the protein MSDSEKLKTFDEKRDEFKPYGLTCEIWRPQLMPKIDRHNEIELNYIPEGGITYFFPTGKVTVPPRKITLFWGLIPHKIIKSESDAPYFVVTIPFNLFLGWRLPSTIVNRILGGEVVVETVESECRLDKPMFERWVSDMASKQNQEAVSLEIQARILRLTKNMSVSEAKPTAILNPADASILERIVVYIAHNHNRPIKISDIGRAVGLHPDYANAIFKKAFGCTLSRYVAEERIGQVKRKLILTDMSITQIAFECGFNSISRFNNTFFNICGQTPRCYREQNK; encoded by the coding sequence ATGTCAGATTCCGAGAAATTGAAGACTTTCGATGAAAAACGTGACGAGTTTAAGCCCTACGGCCTGACGTGTGAGATCTGGCGTCCGCAGCTTATGCCGAAAATCGATCGTCATAACGAGATTGAGCTTAATTATATTCCCGAAGGGGGTATTACCTATTTCTTCCCTACAGGAAAAGTGACGGTTCCACCTCGCAAAATTACGCTGTTTTGGGGGCTTATACCCCACAAGATCATTAAAAGTGAATCTGACGCACCCTATTTTGTGGTCACTATACCGTTTAACCTCTTTTTAGGCTGGAGATTGCCTTCAACCATTGTCAATAGAATTCTCGGAGGGGAAGTTGTAGTCGAGACCGTCGAGTCAGAGTGCAGACTCGACAAGCCAATGTTTGAGAGGTGGGTTTCTGATATGGCAAGCAAGCAAAATCAGGAGGCGGTAAGCCTTGAGATTCAAGCCCGAATATTGCGGTTAACAAAAAATATGTCTGTATCCGAAGCCAAGCCCACTGCCATACTTAACCCTGCCGACGCGTCGATTTTGGAAAGGATTGTAGTCTATATTGCCCACAACCATAACCGCCCAATAAAAATTTCCGATATTGGACGGGCTGTGGGGCTTCACCCCGATTACGCCAATGCTATTTTCAAGAAGGCCTTTGGTTGCACGTTAAGTCGTTATGTAGCAGAGGAACGGATAGGCCAAGTCAAACGCAAACTTATTCTGACAGACATGAGCATAACGCAGATAGCCTTTGAATGCGGATTCAATTCAATCAGCCGTTTCAACAATACTTTTTTTAACATCTGCGGACAGACTCCCCGATGCTATCGCGAACAAAACAAGTGA
- the miaB gene encoding tRNA (N6-isopentenyl adenosine(37)-C2)-methylthiotransferase MiaB produces MEKITGADFKSATADDNKKLFIETYGCQMNVADSEVIASVMQMAGYSTADTLEEADAVFMNTCSIRDNAEQKILNRLEFFHSLKKKKRNLIVGVLGCMAERVKDDLITNHHVDLVVGPDAYLTLPDLVAAVEAGEKAINVELSTTETYRDVIPSRICGNHISGFVSIMRGCNNFCTYCIVPYTRGRERSRDVESILNEVSDLVVKGYKEVTLLGQNVNSYRFEKPDGEVVTFPMLLRTVAEAAPGVRVRFTTSHPKDMSDETLEVIAQVPNVCKHIHLPVQSGSSRILKLMNRKYTREWYLGRVDAIRRIIPDCGLSTDIFSGFHSETEEDHLLSLSLMEICGYDSAFMFKYSERPGTYASKHLPDDVSEEVKIRRLNEIIALQNRLSAESNARCIGKTYEVLVEGVSKRSREQLVGRTEQNRVVVFDRGTHRVGDFVMVKITEASSATLKGEEV; encoded by the coding sequence ATGGAAAAAATAACGGGAGCAGACTTTAAATCTGCAACTGCTGATGACAACAAGAAGTTGTTCATTGAAACCTATGGCTGCCAGATGAACGTGGCGGACAGTGAAGTGATTGCCTCTGTGATGCAGATGGCGGGATACTCAACGGCAGATACGTTGGAAGAAGCGGATGCCGTGTTTATGAACACCTGCTCCATTCGCGACAATGCCGAACAGAAAATCCTGAATCGTTTAGAGTTCTTCCATTCACTTAAAAAGAAAAAACGAAATCTGATTGTGGGAGTATTGGGATGTATGGCCGAGCGGGTAAAGGATGATTTGATAACGAATCATCACGTCGACTTGGTGGTAGGGCCTGATGCTTATCTCACTCTTCCTGATCTGGTTGCAGCTGTAGAGGCAGGCGAGAAAGCTATCAATGTGGAGCTTTCTACTACCGAAACTTACCGAGATGTGATCCCTTCGCGTATTTGTGGAAACCACATTTCCGGATTTGTATCCATCATGCGCGGATGTAATAACTTCTGTACGTATTGTATCGTTCCCTATACCCGTGGGCGGGAGCGTAGTCGTGATGTGGAAAGCATCCTTAACGAAGTGTCCGACCTCGTGGTTAAAGGCTATAAGGAAGTTACTCTGTTGGGACAAAACGTAAATTCCTACCGTTTTGAGAAACCGGATGGGGAGGTTGTTACTTTCCCTATGCTGCTCCGTACTGTAGCCGAGGCTGCGCCAGGGGTACGTGTCCGTTTCACTACTTCGCACCCTAAAGATATGAGTGACGAAACGCTGGAAGTCATTGCACAAGTCCCTAATGTATGTAAGCATATCCATCTGCCTGTACAAAGTGGAAGCTCTCGTATTCTGAAATTGATGAATCGTAAATATACCCGTGAGTGGTATTTGGGACGTGTGGATGCTATTCGTCGTATCATCCCCGATTGTGGTCTGTCTACAGATATATTTTCCGGTTTCCATTCCGAAACGGAGGAAGATCACCTGCTTTCCCTTTCCTTGATGGAAATATGTGGTTACGATTCGGCTTTCATGTTTAAATATTCCGAGCGTCCGGGTACGTATGCTTCCAAGCATCTGCCGGATGATGTATCTGAAGAGGTGAAGATACGTCGGCTGAATGAGATTATCGCTTTGCAGAATCGTCTGTCTGCCGAGTCTAACGCCCGTTGCATCGGCAAGACGTATGAAGTGTTGGTGGAAGGTGTTTCCAAACGTTCCCGTGAGCAGCTTGTAGGACGTACGGAGCAAAATCGGGTGGTAGTATTCGACCGGGGTACACATCGCGTGGGTGATTTTGTAATGGTGAAGATTACCGAAGCCAGTTCCGCAACGCTGAAGGGGGAAGAAGTCTGA
- a CDS encoding acetyl-CoA hydrolase/transferase family protein — MALNYISAAEAASLIKHGYNIGLSGFTPAGTAKAVTAELAKIAEAEHAKGNPFQIGIFTGASTGDSCDGILSRAKAIRYRAPYTTNSDFRKAVNNGEIAYNDIHLSQMAQEVRYGFMGKVNIAIIEACEVTPDGKIYLTAAGGIAPTVCRLADQIIVELNAAHSKNAMGLHDVYEPLDPPYRREIPIYKPSDRIGQPYIQVDPKKIVGIVETNWPDEARSFADADPLTDKIGQNVADFLAADMKRGIIPSTFLPLQSGVGNIANAVLGALGRDKTIPAFEMYTEVIQNSVIGLIRDGRVKFGSACSLTVTNDCLQGIYDDMDFFRDKLVLRPSEISNSPEVVRRLGVISINTAIEADLYGNVNSTHIGGTKMMNGIGGSGDFTRNAYISIFTCPSVAKEGKISAIVPMVSHHDHTEHDVNIIITEQGVADLRGKSPKERAQAIIENCVHPDYKNILWDYLKLTDGKSQTPQATRAALAMHAELAKSGNMQNVDWAQYK; from the coding sequence ATGGCACTCAATTACATCTCGGCAGCGGAAGCTGCAAGCCTGATTAAACATGGCTACAACATCGGCTTGAGCGGATTTACTCCCGCAGGAACAGCCAAAGCCGTTACGGCTGAATTAGCAAAAATAGCAGAAGCAGAACATGCAAAAGGTAATCCCTTTCAGATAGGTATCTTTACCGGTGCTTCTACGGGTGACTCCTGCGACGGCATACTTTCACGCGCCAAAGCTATCCGCTACCGTGCTCCTTACACAACCAATTCTGATTTCCGTAAAGCTGTGAACAACGGAGAAATCGCTTATAACGACATCCACTTGTCACAGATGGCACAGGAAGTCCGTTACGGTTTCATGGGCAAAGTAAACATTGCCATCATCGAAGCTTGTGAAGTGACTCCCGATGGTAAAATCTACCTGACTGCAGCCGGTGGTATCGCTCCTACAGTTTGTCGCCTTGCCGACCAGATCATCGTGGAACTGAATGCTGCTCACAGCAAGAATGCTATGGGTCTGCACGATGTATACGAACCGCTTGATCCGCCTTACCGTCGTGAAATTCCTATCTACAAACCGAGCGACCGCATCGGTCAGCCGTATATTCAAGTAGACCCGAAAAAGATTGTAGGTATAGTAGAAACCAACTGGCCGGATGAAGCACGTAGCTTTGCCGATGCCGATCCATTGACTGACAAGATTGGCCAGAATGTAGCCGACTTCCTGGCTGCGGACATGAAGCGTGGTATTATCCCGTCAACATTCTTACCGCTGCAATCCGGTGTAGGTAACATTGCCAACGCCGTACTTGGTGCACTGGGACGTGATAAAACGATTCCGGCATTTGAAATGTACACAGAAGTGATTCAGAACTCCGTAATCGGACTGATTCGCGACGGTCGTGTGAAATTCGGTAGCGCTTGCTCACTGACTGTAACCAACGACTGCCTGCAAGGCATTTATGACGATATGGATTTCTTCCGTGATAAACTGGTACTCCGTCCTTCGGAAATCTCTAACAGTCCCGAAGTCGTTCGCCGTTTAGGAGTTATTTCCATCAACACAGCTATCGAAGCTGACCTCTACGGAAATGTAAACTCTACGCATATCGGCGGTACGAAGATGATGAATGGTATCGGTGGAAGCGGTGACTTCACGCGTAATGCTTATATCTCCATCTTTACTTGTCCGTCCGTTGCCAAAGAAGGCAAAATCAGTGCTATTGTTCCGATGGTATCTCACCACGACCACACAGAACACGACGTCAACATCATCATTACCGAACAAGGCGTTGCTGACTTGCGTGGCAAGAGTCCGAAAGAACGTGCACAGGCAATCATTGAAAATTGTGTTCACCCGGATTACAAGAATATCCTCTGGGATTACCTGAAACTAACCGATGGTAAGTCTCAGACTCCGCAAGCTACCCGTGCTGCACTGGCTATGCATGCAGAACTTGCCAAAAGCGGAAATATGCAAAACGTAGACTGGGCACAGTACAAGTAA
- the dacB gene encoding D-alanyl-D-alanine carboxypeptidase/D-alanyl-D-alanine endopeptidase, with the protein MKKYLLSLVLSLLFIPVTVWGQNTAAKGLSSRLDTLIKYQLPVGSNVGISIYDLTDGKSLYTYQADKLSRPASTMKLLTTITALSHPDADDPFKTEVWYQGVIEQDTLKGDLYVVGGYDPEFDDEALDSLVNAVSRFPFSVISGHVYGDVSMKDSIYWGSGWAWDDTPASYQPYLSPLMLNKGLVTVTASPGERGHLASLDCVPASSYYTVTNETKSRTPAAGRFGVSRDWLQNGNNIVVKGNVEGKRTGMVNIYSSRDFFMHTFLERLQAKGIQCPVNYAFNELQKDSLSVQIALFETAIQDVINQIMKESDNLNAEALLCRLGAQATGKKHISDEDGLSVIRKQIKALGEDPDYYKLADGCGLSNYNYISPNLLIAFLKFAYSRTDVFQKLYKALPIGGVDGTLKYRMKRGTPSYKNVHAKTGSFTAINCLAGYLRTTNGHEIAFAIMNQNVLSGAKARAFQDAVCDEVIRGR; encoded by the coding sequence ATGAAAAAATATCTGTTGTCTCTTGTTCTTTCCCTCTTGTTTATCCCTGTGACCGTATGGGGGCAAAATACGGCTGCTAAGGGTCTCTCTTCCCGTCTGGATACCTTGATTAAATATCAACTTCCTGTCGGCTCCAACGTTGGCATATCCATATACGACTTGACTGACGGGAAGTCTTTATACACTTATCAGGCGGATAAGCTCTCTCGTCCGGCTTCTACTATGAAACTGCTGACTACTATTACCGCCCTTTCCCATCCGGATGCGGATGATCCTTTTAAAACAGAAGTATGGTATCAGGGCGTGATTGAACAAGATACGCTGAAAGGTGATTTGTATGTTGTGGGTGGATATGACCCTGAATTTGATGATGAAGCTCTGGATTCATTGGTAAATGCGGTAAGTCGTTTCCCATTCTCGGTGATATCGGGCCATGTATATGGAGATGTTTCTATGAAAGACTCCATTTATTGGGGAAGCGGTTGGGCTTGGGATGATACGCCTGCCTCCTATCAACCTTATCTCTCGCCATTGATGCTGAATAAAGGTCTGGTCACTGTTACGGCTTCTCCCGGTGAACGGGGTCATTTGGCAAGTCTCGATTGTGTTCCTGCCTCTTCTTATTATACCGTAACGAATGAAACCAAATCCCGTACTCCTGCTGCCGGGCGTTTCGGGGTTTCCCGGGATTGGCTACAGAATGGTAACAACATAGTTGTAAAAGGGAATGTAGAAGGCAAGCGTACCGGTATGGTGAATATTTATTCTTCACGGGATTTCTTTATGCATACTTTCCTCGAACGTCTGCAGGCGAAAGGTATTCAATGTCCTGTAAATTATGCTTTCAACGAATTGCAGAAGGATAGTCTTTCGGTTCAAATAGCTTTGTTTGAAACTGCCATTCAGGATGTAATCAACCAGATTATGAAAGAAAGCGATAACCTGAATGCTGAGGCTTTGCTTTGTCGTCTGGGCGCGCAGGCCACTGGTAAAAAGCATATTTCCGATGAAGATGGGCTCTCTGTTATCCGTAAACAGATAAAAGCTTTGGGAGAAGATCCGGATTATTATAAACTGGCTGATGGCTGTGGACTTTCCAATTATAACTATATCTCTCCCAATTTGTTGATTGCTTTTCTTAAATTTGCCTATTCGCGTACGGATGTTTTTCAGAAACTATATAAAGCTTTACCTATCGGTGGTGTAGATGGAACATTGAAGTATCGTATGAAACGCGGAACTCCTTCTTATAAGAATGTACATGCCAAGACGGGTTCTTTTACAGCTATTAATTGTCTGGCAGGTTATCTGCGGACAACAAACGGACATGAGATTGCTTTTGCCATCATGAACCAAAATGTACTTTCAGGAGCTAAGGCGCGTGCTTTTCAGGATGCCGTGTGTGATGAAGTGATTAGAGGAAGATAA
- the lpdA gene encoding dihydrolipoyl dehydrogenase produces the protein MKYQVAIIGGGPAGYTAAEAAGKAGLSVVLFEKQSLGGVCLNEGCIPTKTLLYSAKTYDAARHASKYAVTVSEASFDLSKIIARKQKVVRKLVLGVKGKLTAHGVNIVQGEATIINKNTVQCSGETYECENLILCTGSETFIPPIPGVDTVPFWTHRDALDNKELPASLAIIGGGVIGIEFASFFNSLGVQVTVIEMLDEILGGMDKELSALLRAEYAKRGIKFMLSTKVVSLAEASSEDGKPQVQVNFENAEGTGSVLAEKLLMSVGRRPVTKGFGLENLELKRTERGNICTNEQMQASAPGVYICGDLTGYSLLAHTAVREAEVAVHTILGKKDVMSYWAIPGVVYTNPEIAGVGQTEESLQMKGINYRVVKLPMAYSGRFVAENEGVNGVCKLLIADDETIVGAHILGNPASEIITLAGMAIELKLTTEAWKKIVFPHPTVSEIFKEAL, from the coding sequence ATGAAATACCAAGTTGCCATTATCGGTGGAGGTCCTGCGGGATATACTGCTGCCGAAGCTGCCGGGAAAGCCGGACTAAGCGTAGTGTTGTTTGAAAAGCAAAGTTTAGGTGGAGTCTGTCTGAATGAAGGCTGCATCCCTACCAAGACTTTATTGTATTCGGCAAAAACGTATGATGCTGCGCGTCATGCTTCCAAATATGCAGTCACTGTTTCCGAAGCCTCATTTGATTTATCGAAGATTATTGCCCGTAAACAGAAAGTGGTGCGTAAACTGGTGTTGGGTGTTAAAGGTAAGCTGACTGCCCACGGAGTGAATATCGTGCAGGGAGAAGCTACCATTATCAATAAGAATACCGTGCAGTGTAGTGGTGAGACTTATGAGTGCGAGAATCTGATTCTATGTACCGGTTCGGAAACATTCATCCCTCCTATTCCCGGAGTGGATACTGTACCTTTCTGGACGCACCGCGATGCTCTAGATAATAAGGAACTTCCCGCTTCACTTGCCATTATTGGTGGTGGAGTAATTGGTATAGAGTTTGCCTCTTTCTTTAATAGTCTGGGCGTGCAGGTCACTGTTATCGAAATGCTTGATGAAATCCTGGGAGGTATGGATAAAGAGCTTTCCGCTCTTCTGCGTGCGGAATATGCTAAACGTGGAATCAAGTTTATGCTTAGTACGAAGGTCGTATCTCTTGCTGAGGCTTCTTCCGAAGACGGGAAGCCACAAGTACAGGTTAATTTTGAGAATGCAGAAGGTACAGGCAGCGTGCTTGCTGAGAAACTATTGATGAGTGTAGGTCGTCGTCCGGTAACGAAAGGTTTCGGGTTGGAGAATCTGGAATTAAAAAGAACGGAAAGAGGGAATATCTGTACAAACGAACAGATGCAAGCCTCTGCTCCGGGAGTATATATATGTGGTGACCTGACTGGTTATTCTTTACTGGCACATACAGCCGTTCGTGAGGCGGAAGTAGCTGTGCATACAATACTTGGCAAGAAAGATGTCATGAGCTATTGGGCTATTCCCGGTGTAGTATATACCAATCCGGAGATTGCAGGAGTAGGGCAGACGGAAGAAAGTCTGCAAATGAAAGGTATTAATTATCGCGTTGTAAAACTCCCGATGGCTTATTCCGGTCGTTTTGTTGCTGAGAACGAAGGAGTGAACGGAGTTTGTAAACTTCTGATAGCAGATGACGAGACCATAGTGGGAGCGCACATACTGGGTAATCCGGCTTCTGAAATTATCACTCTGGCAGGCATGGCTATCGAACTGAAACTGACTACCGAAGCCTGGAAGAAAATAGTATTCCCGCATCCCACGGTTTCAGAGATTTTTAAAGAAGCGTTGTAA
- a CDS encoding ORF6N domain-containing protein: MENELQIIREQEIEACLIELRGQKVLLDRDVAMLYGVETKRVNEAVRNNPDKFPKNYIIELNESEIRHLRSKLSTANLSPKVRAIPKAFTEKGLYMLATVLKSPRATATTLAIIESFAHLRELSRNLNILSTETDEGKQKTLTQRSSELLHELLSVEEMEDTTETESSIELNLYALKMKRTVKKIKKG; encoded by the coding sequence ATGGAAAACGAATTACAGATAATCAGAGAACAAGAAATAGAAGCATGCTTAATAGAACTGAGAGGACAGAAAGTTTTGTTGGACAGAGATGTGGCAATGTTGTACGGAGTGGAAACGAAGAGGGTGAATGAAGCGGTGAGGAATAATCCGGATAAGTTTCCTAAGAACTACATTATTGAATTGAATGAAAGTGAGATACGACATTTGCGGTCGAAACTTTCGACCGCAAATTTATCCCCTAAAGTACGTGCAATACCTAAAGCTTTCACCGAAAAAGGTCTTTACATGCTTGCTACCGTTTTGAAAAGTCCTCGTGCTACGGCTACAACTCTTGCTATTATAGAGTCTTTTGCCCATTTGAGAGAGCTCTCTCGTAATCTAAATATCTTGTCAACAGAAACAGATGAAGGCAAACAGAAAACATTAACCCAGCGCAGTAGCGAGTTACTTCACGAATTATTGTCTGTAGAAGAGATGGAAGATACAACAGAAACCGAATCTTCGATAGAACTGAATTTATATGCTTTAAAGATGAAGCGTACGGTGAAAAAGATAAAGAAAGGATAA
- a CDS encoding DUF4907 domain-containing protein — translation MKLVFIVKIGVLSLVAVCLSCFSGCTNTDETEFTCRAMQAEGGYGYMVLHKGDTLIRQPYIPAVGRKIAFATKEDALKVAKLVCRKLDEKQSPSISKEEITMLGIIVNRE, via the coding sequence ATGAAGCTAGTGTTTATTGTAAAGATTGGTGTACTGTCCCTGGTGGCAGTATGCCTTTCTTGTTTCTCCGGCTGCACGAATACCGATGAGACGGAATTTACCTGCCGCGCCATGCAGGCGGAGGGTGGCTATGGGTATATGGTACTCCATAAGGGAGATACACTGATTCGTCAGCCTTATATACCTGCTGTAGGGAGGAAAATAGCTTTTGCAACGAAGGAAGACGCCTTGAAGGTAGCGAAGTTGGTTTGTCGTAAGCTGGATGAAAAGCAATCACCCAGCATTAGTAAAGAAGAGATTACAATGCTGGGTATTATAGTGAATAGAGAATGA
- a CDS encoding Kelch repeat-containing protein: MNRLLFGMILLAVGCLAGSCTDDDEYTQGVWMRRSDLDGVARGQAGSFTIGNKGYLCCGYRGSNKTYLKDLWEYNMDGDYWTQCADMPDAAAGRHSVASFALNDRGYITTGIQKTEPTYLADTWEYNPATDSWTQMDDFGGGARYGALAFSIGGYGYVGTGFNDNYLKDFYRFNPNAAAGKQWEIVNGFGGYKRWYGTAFVIDDVAYVCCGQNNNTLVDDLWKFDGDNWAQLRDIANTNSDDDYDDDYAIARLGTVSFVIDGRGYIATGTRSGVTSDYWVYDPGEDLWYGDSDDDYTPLTSVHNVSSGGSSRAYAVSFSTGKRGFVLTGASGTSYFDDVYELLPYEQEDVD; the protein is encoded by the coding sequence ATGAATCGACTATTATTTGGAATGATACTGCTGGCGGTTGGATGCTTGGCTGGCAGTTGTACGGACGACGATGAATACACCCAGGGTGTATGGATGAGAAGATCGGACTTGGACGGTGTAGCGCGGGGACAGGCTGGCAGTTTCACCATTGGAAATAAGGGTTATCTGTGTTGTGGCTATCGTGGGTCGAATAAGACCTATCTGAAAGACCTTTGGGAGTACAATATGGATGGAGATTATTGGACACAATGTGCCGATATGCCCGATGCAGCAGCGGGACGCCATAGTGTGGCTTCGTTTGCCTTGAATGATAGAGGTTACATTACTACCGGCATTCAAAAGACCGAACCCACATATCTGGCAGATACCTGGGAGTATAATCCCGCTACGGACTCCTGGACTCAAATGGATGACTTTGGTGGTGGTGCACGCTACGGTGCATTGGCTTTTTCGATTGGAGGATACGGCTATGTGGGTACAGGGTTCAATGATAATTATCTGAAAGATTTCTATCGCTTTAATCCTAATGCCGCTGCCGGAAAGCAATGGGAAATTGTAAATGGATTCGGGGGATACAAGCGTTGGTATGGTACGGCTTTCGTTATAGATGATGTAGCTTATGTCTGCTGTGGGCAGAACAATAACACGCTGGTTGATGATTTGTGGAAATTTGATGGTGACAACTGGGCTCAGTTGCGTGACATTGCCAATACTAATAGCGATGACGATTATGATGACGATTATGCTATAGCGCGCTTAGGTACTGTATCTTTCGTGATAGATGGAAGAGGGTATATTGCTACCGGAACCCGTAGTGGCGTAACCAGTGATTATTGGGTGTATGATCCTGGTGAGGATTTGTGGTATGGTGACTCCGATGATGATTATACTCCACTTACGAGTGTACACAATGTAAGTTCAGGAGGTTCGTCGCGCGCCTATGCTGTATCTTTCTCTACGGGCAAGCGTGGCTTTGTATTGACGGGGGCTTCGGGAACCAGCTATTTTGATGATGTTTATGAACTCCTGCCCTATGAGCAGGAAGATGTTGATTAG